The following coding sequences are from one Kushneria phosphatilytica window:
- the nusG gene encoding transcription termination/antitermination protein NusG, giving the protein MAMRWYVVHAYSGFEKHVMRSLNERVKLYEMEDQFGQILVPTEEVVEMREGKRRKSERKFYPGYVLVEMEMNDRTWHLVNETPRVMGFIGGTPEKPAPLTQREAEGILRRVQDGTDQPRPKTVFEAGESVRVIDGPFADFNGVVEEVNYEKSRLQVSVMIFGRSTPVELEFSQVEKE; this is encoded by the coding sequence ATGGCTATGCGCTGGTACGTCGTTCACGCCTATTCCGGATTCGAAAAGCACGTCATGCGCTCCTTGAATGAGCGTGTGAAGCTTTATGAGATGGAAGATCAGTTCGGCCAGATTCTGGTGCCGACCGAAGAGGTCGTGGAGATGCGGGAAGGCAAGCGCCGCAAGAGCGAGCGCAAGTTCTACCCGGGCTATGTGCTGGTCGAGATGGAAATGAATGATCGAACCTGGCACCTGGTCAACGAAACACCGCGCGTCATGGGGTTTATCGGCGGTACGCCGGAAAAACCTGCCCCCCTGACGCAGCGTGAGGCTGAAGGGATTCTGCGTCGTGTGCAGGATGGTACCGATCAGCCCCGTCCCAAGACCGTCTTCGAAGCTGGTGAGAGTGTGCGCGTCATTGACGGGCCATTCGCCGACTTCAATGGGGTGGTTGAAGAGGTCAACTACGAAAAAAGCCGTCTGCAGGTCAGTGTCATGATCTTCGGACGTTCTACTCCCGTCGAGCTCGAATTCTCACAGGTTGAGAAAGAGTGA
- the secE gene encoding preprotein translocase subunit SecE: MKQNAEMQQASSRYDGLKWALVVVLVAIAVAGNVWFADQALLYRVLGVVVLGLLAAAVALTTGRGKSLAELARNSKREIQRVVWPTRQETVQTTAIVLAAVLIVGLILWLIDMLFGWLVSSIIG, translated from the coding sequence ATGAAACAGAATGCCGAGATGCAGCAGGCATCGTCGCGCTATGACGGCCTGAAGTGGGCGTTGGTAGTCGTGCTGGTGGCGATAGCAGTTGCTGGTAATGTCTGGTTTGCCGATCAGGCGCTGCTTTATCGAGTGCTCGGTGTCGTCGTGCTGGGCCTGCTGGCTGCTGCCGTTGCACTCACTACCGGGCGTGGTAAATCGCTGGCTGAGCTGGCTCGCAATTCCAAGCGTGAAATTCAGCGTGTGGTCTGGCCGACGCGTCAGGAAACCGTCCAGACAACCGCCATCGTACTGGCAGCCGTGCTGATTGTCGGATTGATCCTCTGGTTGATCGACATGCTCTTTGGCTGGCTGGTTTCGAGCATTATTGGTTAG
- a CDS encoding type III pantothenate kinase produces the protein MILDLDIGNTLSKWRLKDRGTSEIRSRGAVWTREQWRPGADIPDLGVITAIRISNVARNEVLERTVSLLKRRVSTIHVARSGREALGVTNGYEEPGRLGVDRWLGSLAGYQLTGGCMVVDCGSAITMDIVLPGGRHLGGYILPGLRLMKESLQLGTRRVAIDPEVESGGLPGPGRNTIDAVNHGVYLAAISAINRIYSETCDREDMALPLLLTGGDARVVSRGVGPPHALWPDMVYAGLEALFPLTPAERAGRLSGAPLLPEPASLERIRAGLAFNSLL, from the coding sequence ATGATCCTGGATCTCGATATCGGTAATACCCTCTCCAAGTGGCGTCTCAAGGATCGCGGTACCAGTGAAATCCGCTCAAGAGGAGCTGTATGGACTCGTGAGCAGTGGCGACCGGGGGCGGATATACCCGATCTCGGGGTGATTACAGCCATCCGTATTTCCAATGTGGCGCGCAACGAGGTACTGGAGCGCACGGTTTCATTGCTCAAGCGTCGCGTATCGACCATCCATGTCGCTCGTTCCGGGCGGGAAGCACTGGGTGTAACCAATGGTTATGAAGAGCCCGGGCGACTTGGCGTGGATCGCTGGTTGGGAAGTCTGGCCGGCTATCAGCTGACCGGTGGCTGTATGGTGGTGGATTGTGGCAGCGCCATTACGATGGATATTGTGCTCCCCGGGGGGCGCCACCTGGGCGGGTACATTCTGCCTGGCTTGCGTTTGATGAAGGAGAGTCTTCAACTCGGGACCCGCAGGGTCGCCATCGACCCTGAAGTGGAGTCGGGTGGCTTGCCCGGTCCCGGGCGCAATACGATCGATGCAGTCAATCATGGGGTTTATCTGGCGGCTATCAGCGCCATTAACCGTATTTACAGCGAAACATGCGATCGGGAAGACATGGCCTTGCCTCTGCTGCTGACCGGTGGAGATGCCAGAGTGGTGTCACGAGGCGTTGGTCCACCGCATGCCCTTTGGCCGGATATGGTCTATGCCGGTTTGGAAGCCCTTTTTCCTCTGACGCCTGCCGAGCGCGCCGGTCGGTTGTCCGGCGCGCCGTTGTTGCCAGAGCCAGCCTCGCTGGAACGAATTCGGGCTGGACTTGCATTCAATTCACTGCTCTGA
- a CDS encoding biotin--[acetyl-CoA-carboxylase] ligase has protein sequence MNVRDLVRVLSDGQFHSGEQLGEAFGVSRTAIWKQLQKLETLGIVLEAVRGRGYRIAQPLELLDGGRIVAGLSRESRQQLSRLFIESQLESTNTFLLERFAQGAGHAEVCVAEVQTAGRGRRGRTWHGRWGAGIHFSLGWRFDSGVAAIEGLSLALGVRMAELLDPLGVDVRLKWPNDLLVEQAGEGRKLGGILTEMRGDMEGPCEVVIGIGFNVSFGEADRQRLEQPAAGLHEMVPELSRNELITGMIDGLMGLLPHFEHEGFAAWQTGWNARHYHANQPVTLQQGSQRWEGIAQGVNKQGNLVVCIDEREVIFSGGEVSLRASR, from the coding sequence ATGAACGTCCGCGATCTGGTACGCGTATTGAGTGATGGGCAGTTTCACTCGGGCGAGCAACTCGGAGAGGCGTTTGGTGTCAGTAGAACCGCCATCTGGAAACAGCTACAAAAGCTTGAAACGCTCGGCATTGTACTTGAAGCAGTGCGAGGGCGCGGTTATCGCATAGCGCAACCGCTGGAGTTGCTGGATGGCGGCCGGATCGTTGCAGGGCTCTCCCGTGAGTCACGTCAGCAGTTGTCGCGGCTTTTTATCGAGTCCCAGCTGGAATCGACCAATACCTTTCTGCTGGAGCGCTTCGCTCAGGGCGCCGGGCATGCGGAAGTCTGTGTTGCTGAAGTGCAGACTGCCGGTCGAGGTCGGCGTGGAAGAACCTGGCACGGCCGTTGGGGAGCTGGCATTCACTTTTCGCTGGGCTGGCGATTCGATAGCGGAGTGGCGGCCATTGAGGGATTGAGTCTGGCGCTCGGTGTCCGGATGGCCGAGCTTCTTGATCCGTTGGGTGTTGATGTCCGGTTGAAATGGCCGAACGACCTGTTGGTGGAGCAGGCGGGTGAGGGGCGCAAGTTGGGCGGTATCCTGACCGAAATGCGTGGCGACATGGAGGGGCCCTGTGAAGTAGTGATCGGTATCGGGTTCAATGTCTCTTTTGGAGAAGCGGATAGACAGCGCCTTGAGCAACCGGCAGCCGGGTTGCACGAAATGGTGCCTGAGCTCTCCCGTAATGAGTTGATTACCGGCATGATCGATGGCCTGATGGGATTGCTGCCGCATTTCGAGCATGAGGGTTTTGCTGCCTGGCAGACCGGCTGGAACGCCCGCCATTATCATGCCAATCAGCCCGTAACCCTGCAGCAGGGCAGTCAGCGATGGGAAGGTATTGCCCAGGGGGTGAACAAGCAGGGTAATCTTGTCGTCTGCATCGATGAGCGGGAAGTGATTTTTTCAGGTGGTGAAGTTTCGCTGCGAGCCTCAAGATGA
- the cydB gene encoding cytochrome d ubiquinol oxidase subunit II: MTIDLPLIWYFLIGFAVAMYVVMDGFSLGVGILYPFFKNDAHRDVMMNTTSPVWDGNQTWMILGGAGLYGAFPLAYATFLPALYLPLILMLLSLIFRGIAFEFRFKSTRSRKWFDLAFSGGSIVATFSQGMVLGGIINGLDVENRTFTGGPFDWFSPFALFIGVALIIGYALLGATWLIMKTEGSLQRRCYQLARPLTILMVLCTIIVGIWTPLDNSRVAERWFTFPNILWFSPVPVLVVLLAWSIWDGVTHSHERRLFLKVLGLFFLGLSGLVISYFPLIIPPNVTLWDAASSRSSQLFLVIGYAVLVPIVLSYTAYSYYVFRGKVREGDGYH; encoded by the coding sequence ATGACGATTGATCTACCGCTAATCTGGTATTTCCTGATCGGCTTCGCCGTGGCCATGTATGTGGTCATGGACGGTTTCAGCCTCGGGGTCGGCATTCTCTATCCGTTCTTCAAAAATGATGCCCACCGTGATGTCATGATGAACACGACCTCACCGGTCTGGGATGGTAATCAGACCTGGATGATCCTGGGAGGTGCTGGGCTCTATGGCGCCTTCCCGTTGGCCTATGCCACGTTTCTCCCGGCGCTGTATCTGCCACTGATCCTGATGCTGCTATCACTGATCTTTCGTGGCATTGCCTTCGAGTTTCGTTTCAAGTCGACCCGATCACGCAAGTGGTTTGACCTCGCCTTCAGTGGCGGCTCCATCGTGGCAACTTTCAGTCAGGGCATGGTGCTCGGCGGGATCATCAATGGACTGGATGTGGAAAACCGGACCTTCACAGGTGGCCCGTTCGATTGGTTTTCGCCCTTTGCCCTGTTCATCGGGGTGGCTCTGATCATCGGTTATGCCCTGCTTGGAGCGACCTGGCTGATCATGAAAACCGAAGGAAGCCTGCAACGTCGCTGCTACCAGCTGGCGCGCCCTCTGACCATTCTGATGGTGCTGTGTACCATTATCGTGGGTATCTGGACGCCGCTGGATAACAGTCGGGTAGCCGAACGCTGGTTTACCTTTCCCAATATTCTCTGGTTTTCGCCGGTACCGGTGCTGGTTGTACTACTGGCATGGAGTATCTGGGATGGTGTGACGCATTCGCATGAGCGTCGACTTTTTCTCAAGGTGCTTGGGTTATTCTTCCTTGGCCTTTCAGGGCTGGTGATCAGTTATTTCCCGCTTATCATTCCGCCCAATGTGACGCTGTGGGATGCAGCTTCATCCCGATCCAGTCAGCTCTTTCTCGTGATTGGCTACGCTGTTCTGGTGCCGATTGTGCTGTCCTATACGGCGTACAGTTATTATGTCTTTCGCGGCAAGGTCCGTGAGGGGGATGGTTACCACTGA
- a CDS encoding cytochrome ubiquinol oxidase subunit I, with protein MPGLEALDLARFQFAFTVSFHILFPAFSIGLASYLMILEGLWLKTGRDVYHNLYRFWVRIFAVAFGLGVVSGVVMAYQFGTNWSGFAERAGDITGVLLTYEVLTAFFLEAGFLGIMLFGEDRVGKRLHFFATCMVAIGTLISMTWILMSNSWMQTPSGYEIVDGRFEPANWLNIMFNPSFPYRIVHMGLAAFISVGFVVGGVGAYHLLRNRRDEAARKMFSMAMWAIVVALPLQIMAGDMHGLNTLEHQPAKVAAMEGHWENEPGSQGMPLVLFGLPDMDSASNRFEITVPHASSLILTHTWNGQIEGLKQWPRDEWPDVPLVFWTFRIMVGLGMLMLGIGLLGLFLRWKGRLYDSAWFHRAMMFATPVGFIALLTGWITTEAGRQPWVVYGMLRTADAVSPLHGGSLWASLIGFLLVYAIIFGIGIYYMVRLIRTEPMGQEPHGGPGENRQPKRPMSGADEAFEEQN; from the coding sequence ATGCCGGGATTAGAAGCGCTGGATCTGGCACGCTTTCAATTCGCCTTTACCGTTTCCTTTCACATTCTGTTCCCCGCCTTTTCGATCGGTCTGGCCAGCTACCTGATGATCCTCGAAGGGTTGTGGCTCAAAACGGGTCGTGATGTTTATCACAACCTCTATCGCTTCTGGGTTCGAATCTTTGCCGTGGCCTTTGGCCTGGGTGTGGTTTCGGGTGTCGTCATGGCCTATCAGTTCGGCACCAACTGGAGCGGCTTTGCCGAACGCGCCGGTGACATTACCGGGGTGCTTCTGACTTACGAGGTGCTTACGGCCTTTTTCCTGGAAGCCGGATTCCTCGGCATCATGCTGTTTGGTGAAGATCGGGTTGGCAAGCGTCTGCATTTCTTTGCTACATGCATGGTGGCGATCGGTACGCTGATTTCGATGACTTGGATTCTGATGTCCAATAGCTGGATGCAGACGCCTTCAGGATACGAAATTGTTGACGGTCGTTTTGAGCCGGCCAATTGGCTGAACATCATGTTCAACCCCTCCTTCCCGTATCGCATTGTCCACATGGGACTGGCTGCCTTCATCTCGGTCGGTTTCGTGGTCGGAGGTGTAGGCGCCTATCATCTGCTTCGCAATCGTCGGGATGAGGCGGCACGCAAGATGTTCTCCATGGCCATGTGGGCCATCGTAGTGGCCCTCCCACTGCAGATCATGGCGGGCGATATGCATGGGCTCAACACTCTTGAGCACCAGCCCGCCAAGGTGGCGGCGATGGAAGGGCACTGGGAGAACGAACCCGGCTCACAGGGTATGCCTTTGGTGCTGTTCGGATTGCCGGATATGGACAGTGCCAGCAATCGTTTCGAAATTACGGTGCCCCACGCCAGTAGTCTGATCCTGACTCATACGTGGAATGGTCAGATCGAGGGGCTCAAGCAGTGGCCTCGGGATGAATGGCCGGATGTTCCACTGGTGTTCTGGACGTTCCGTATCATGGTCGGTCTCGGCATGCTGATGCTGGGTATAGGTCTGCTCGGACTGTTTCTCCGCTGGAAGGGACGACTATACGACAGTGCCTGGTTCCATCGGGCCATGATGTTTGCCACGCCGGTGGGGTTCATTGCCCTGCTTACCGGCTGGATTACGACCGAGGCAGGCCGCCAACCGTGGGTCGTCTACGGCATGCTGCGCACTGCTGATGCCGTGTCGCCACTACATGGCGGTAGCCTCTGGGCCAGTCTGATTGGCTTCCTTCTGGTATATGCGATCATTTTCGGAATCGGGATCTATTACATGGTCAGGCTGATTCGTACCGAACCAATGGGACAGGAGCCTCATGGCGGCCCAGGGGAGAATCGTCAGCCCAAGCGGCCGATGTCGGGCGCTGATGAAGCATTTGAAGAACAGAACTGA
- the cyoE gene encoding heme o synthase has protein sequence MFRKYLHLAKPGIVAGNLITVTGGFLLASRGDIDPLLLLATVIGVSLVVASGCVLNNIIDRDIDRLMERTKGRSLVQGTVDVRVALLYAIVMGLAGFALLAFGANLLAAGVALIGFLIYVGLYSLWVKRHTVHGTVIGSFSGASPPVIGYCAVTGHFDVGALLLLVIFSLWQMPHSYAIAIFRYDDYAAAAIPVLPVRQGIASARRHIIGYIVAFIAASLLLTLSGYTGYLYFVIAALVGGYWLKLALADREGNDARGWAKRVFLCSILVVTMLSIAMSVDFAPRGLTPASA, from the coding sequence ATGTTCAGGAAATATCTGCATCTTGCCAAGCCGGGTATTGTCGCTGGCAATCTGATCACAGTAACGGGCGGGTTCCTGCTGGCTTCCCGTGGGGATATCGACCCGTTGCTGCTGCTGGCCACGGTGATCGGTGTGTCGCTGGTCGTGGCCTCCGGTTGCGTGCTCAATAACATCATTGATCGCGACATTGATCGTCTCATGGAGCGTACAAAGGGCCGCTCGCTGGTGCAGGGTACCGTGGATGTCAGGGTGGCATTGCTTTACGCCATCGTGATGGGGCTGGCAGGCTTTGCTCTGCTGGCCTTCGGTGCCAATCTGCTGGCAGCCGGTGTAGCGTTGATCGGGTTTCTGATCTATGTCGGCCTCTACAGCCTTTGGGTCAAGCGTCATACAGTGCATGGTACCGTGATCGGCAGTTTTTCCGGTGCTTCTCCTCCGGTGATTGGCTACTGTGCCGTTACCGGGCATTTCGATGTTGGGGCACTCCTGTTGCTGGTGATCTTCAGCCTCTGGCAGATGCCGCACTCCTACGCTATCGCCATCTTTCGCTATGATGACTATGCAGCGGCTGCCATACCGGTACTGCCAGTGCGACAGGGCATTGCTTCGGCACGACGGCATATCATCGGCTATATCGTGGCTTTCATTGCAGCCTCGCTGCTATTGACCCTGAGTGGTTATACAGGTTATCTCTATTTTGTTATTGCCGCGCTCGTTGGTGGTTACTGGCTGAAACTGGCACTGGCTGATCGTGAAGGGAACGATGCCCGGGGCTGGGCGAAACGGGTCTTCCTTTGTTCGATTCTGGTCGTGACAATGCTGAGTATTGCCATGTCCGTGGATTTTGCCCCACGCGGACTGACTCCCGCGTCAGCATGA
- the cyoD gene encoding cytochrome o ubiquinol oxidase subunit IV, with protein MTDKTGITDVGSSGGHGHEGNMKTYVLGLIFSIILTLIPFGMVMLGDFGLVPTVIVLAISAVLQVMVQLIMFLHMNTKSGEGWNMISFAFAVMVVGIVIVGSLWIMFHLNHFMMMSN; from the coding sequence ATGACCGACAAGACAGGCATTACTGACGTCGGTTCATCCGGCGGGCATGGTCATGAAGGAAACATGAAGACCTATGTGCTGGGACTGATTTTCTCCATCATCCTGACGCTTATTCCGTTCGGAATGGTCATGCTGGGAGATTTCGGACTGGTACCCACCGTGATCGTGCTGGCCATTTCCGCCGTGCTACAGGTCATGGTGCAGCTCATCATGTTTTTGCACATGAATACCAAGTCCGGAGAGGGATGGAACATGATTTCCTTTGCCTTTGCGGTCATGGTTGTAGGTATCGTGATTGTCGGCTCGCTCTGGATCATGTTCCACCTGAACCACTTCATGATGATGAGCAATTAA
- a CDS encoding cytochrome o ubiquinol oxidase subunit III — MTSQTMNHQNAHHADDHEHDHHQETIATKYLGFWIYLMSDCVLFGTLFATYAVLMNSTAGGPGGPEIFELGFVLIETFLLLFSSFTYGVAVLAMHRGNKSQVLLWLVVTFLLGFGFVAMEVYEFSHLIHEGYGPDRSAFLSSFFTLVGTHGLHVSFGLLWMLVLIFQVARKGLTPTNQPRIMCLSLFWHFLDVIWICVFTVVYLLGVLQ, encoded by the coding sequence ATGACAAGTCAAACCATGAATCACCAAAACGCGCATCATGCGGACGATCATGAGCACGACCATCATCAGGAAACCATAGCCACCAAGTATCTGGGGTTCTGGATCTATCTGATGAGCGACTGTGTTCTGTTCGGAACCCTGTTCGCTACCTACGCCGTACTGATGAATTCAACCGCCGGCGGTCCCGGCGGTCCTGAAATCTTCGAACTCGGCTTTGTTCTGATCGAAACGTTCCTGTTGCTCTTCAGTAGCTTTACCTACGGTGTTGCAGTGCTGGCGATGCATCGGGGTAACAAGTCACAGGTATTGTTATGGCTCGTTGTGACTTTCCTGCTTGGCTTCGGCTTCGTGGCAATGGAAGTCTACGAGTTTTCTCACCTGATTCATGAGGGGTATGGACCTGATCGCAGTGCCTTCCTGTCCTCCTTCTTTACATTGGTTGGCACCCATGGTCTCCACGTTTCGTTCGGCCTGTTGTGGATGCTGGTATTGATCTTCCAGGTGGCAAGAAAGGGACTGACCCCGACCAATCAACCCAGAATCATGTGCCTGAGCCTGTTCTGGCACTTCCTGGATGTCATCTGGATCTGTGTGTTTACTGTTGTGTATCTGCTGGGGGTTCTGCAATGA
- the cyoB gene encoding cytochrome o ubiquinol oxidase subunit I, with protein sequence MLGKLSLSAIPYHEPIIMGAVGGMALAGLVVVAALTYFRKWTYIWKEWITSVDHKKIGIMYLIVSLVMLLRGFADAIMMRTQQLIAYGGAEGYLPPHHYDQIFTAHGVIMIFFVAMGLVIGLMNIAVPLQIGARDVAFPFLNNISFWLFAAGMILVNLSLFVGEFAKTGWLAYAPLSELRYSPGVGVDYWIWALQLSGVGTTLTGVNFFVTILKMRTTGMTLFRMPIFTWTALCTNVLIIAAFPILTVTIALLTLDRYIGTHFFTNDMGGNQMMYVNLIWAWGHPEVYILILPMFGVFSEVVATFSRKRLFGYNTMVWATVAITVLSFVVWLHHFFTMGAGANVNAFFGIATMIIAIPTGVKIFNWLFTMYRGSLQFNAAIMWTLGFLVTFTVGGMTGVMLAVPGANFVLHNTLFVIAHFHNVIIGGVVFGAMAGITYWFPKAFGFTLDEKWGKRSFWFWLVGFYLAFMPLYILSFMGATRRMQSYVDPSWHPLMVVAWVGAVCILLGIMCTVMQFYVSIRDRKKNRVLNGDPWDARTLEWMTHCPPAFYNFAKLPVVSSIDTLWDRKERGENIYEEPEHYEDIHMPRNTVAGPVICLFALIMGFALVWHIWWMAIGGFVGVVVSFIVRSFNEDIDYYVPAAEVERIEKEYRQQAEMQA encoded by the coding sequence ATGTTGGGAAAACTCAGCCTATCAGCGATTCCCTATCACGAGCCCATTATCATGGGCGCCGTGGGGGGCATGGCGCTTGCCGGACTGGTCGTTGTGGCAGCGCTCACCTACTTCCGGAAGTGGACCTATATCTGGAAGGAGTGGATTACCTCGGTCGATCACAAAAAGATCGGCATCATGTACCTGATCGTATCACTGGTCATGCTGCTGCGTGGTTTTGCAGACGCCATCATGATGCGAACTCAGCAACTGATTGCCTATGGCGGGGCAGAAGGTTACCTGCCGCCTCACCACTATGATCAGATTTTTACTGCCCATGGCGTGATCATGATCTTTTTCGTGGCAATGGGGCTGGTCATCGGACTGATGAATATTGCCGTGCCGCTGCAGATTGGTGCACGTGATGTGGCCTTCCCGTTTCTGAACAATATCAGCTTCTGGCTGTTTGCCGCCGGGATGATTCTGGTCAACCTGTCACTGTTCGTGGGTGAGTTCGCCAAGACCGGCTGGCTGGCTTATGCGCCATTGTCGGAGCTCAGGTACAGCCCCGGCGTCGGCGTGGATTACTGGATATGGGCGCTACAGCTATCCGGGGTGGGTACTACTCTGACGGGCGTCAACTTCTTCGTCACCATCCTCAAGATGCGCACTACCGGGATGACCCTGTTCCGGATGCCGATCTTTACCTGGACGGCACTGTGCACCAACGTGCTTATCATTGCCGCTTTCCCGATCCTGACTGTCACCATCGCCCTGCTGACGCTGGATCGTTACATTGGCACCCATTTCTTTACCAATGACATGGGTGGTAACCAGATGATGTATGTCAACCTCATCTGGGCCTGGGGGCATCCGGAAGTCTATATCCTGATTCTGCCGATGTTTGGCGTATTCTCGGAGGTCGTGGCTACCTTCTCGAGAAAACGGCTGTTCGGTTATAACACCATGGTCTGGGCGACGGTGGCGATTACCGTGCTGTCGTTCGTAGTGTGGCTACACCACTTCTTCACCATGGGGGCAGGCGCCAACGTCAATGCCTTCTTCGGCATTGCCACGATGATCATTGCCATCCCCACCGGGGTGAAAATCTTCAACTGGCTGTTCACCATGTACCGCGGCAGCCTGCAGTTCAACGCGGCCATCATGTGGACGCTGGGCTTTCTGGTGACCTTTACTGTCGGTGGCATGACCGGCGTGATGCTGGCCGTCCCGGGTGCCAACTTTGTATTGCACAATACTCTGTTTGTCATTGCGCACTTCCATAATGTCATCATTGGCGGCGTTGTGTTCGGAGCCATGGCCGGGATCACCTACTGGTTCCCGAAAGCTTTTGGCTTCACCCTGGATGAGAAGTGGGGCAAGCGCTCCTTCTGGTTCTGGCTGGTCGGTTTTTATCTGGCCTTCATGCCGCTTTACATCCTCAGCTTCATGGGCGCTACCCGTCGCATGCAGTCTTACGTTGATCCGAGCTGGCATCCGCTCATGGTGGTGGCATGGGTTGGGGCAGTCTGCATTCTGCTCGGCATCATGTGCACGGTAATGCAGTTCTATGTCAGCATCCGTGATCGCAAAAAGAACCGCGTACTCAATGGCGACCCCTGGGATGCGCGTACGCTTGAATGGATGACACACTGCCCGCCGGCTTTCTACAACTTTGCCAAACTGCCGGTCGTTAGCTCCATCGATACCCTGTGGGATCGCAAGGAGCGTGGCGAAAACATCTACGAAGAGCCTGAGCATTACGAGGATATCCACATGCCACGCAATACGGTGGCCGGCCCGGTGATCTGCCTGTTTGCCCTGATCATGGGCTTTGCCCTGGTCTGGCACATCTGGTGGATGGCGATTGGCGGCTTTGTGGGTGTAGTCGTGAGCTTTATCGTGCGTAGCTTCAACGAGGATATCGACTATTACGTGCCTGCTGCGGAAGTCGAGCGAATCGAGAAGGAATATCGGCAACAGGCGGAGATGCAGGCGTAA
- the cyoA gene encoding ubiquinol oxidase subunit II — MKSLKALIPLVVSALVLSGCNAALMDPSGPVGKEQKSLILSSFWIMQIVVIPVIIMTLVFAWRYRRNNRKATYSPNWAHSNRIEAVVWAVPAVIILFLGIITWQTSHSLDPHKPLGNKGEAMEIQAISLDWKWMFIYPEQGIATVNELYFPVDRPVHFNVTSETVMNSFFIPRLGSQIYAMAGMDNDLFLEADKQGVYIGKSAHYSGKGFSQMSFKTHVTSQEEFDNWVNKVRQTDRELAYTGSYQDVAKPSVNTPVEYFHPVESGLYERVITSFQSGHGQPENGQQPTGAEAAE; from the coding sequence TTGAAGTCGCTTAAGGCGCTGATCCCTCTGGTCGTGTCCGCACTGGTGCTGAGTGGTTGCAATGCAGCACTGATGGATCCCAGCGGGCCGGTTGGCAAGGAGCAGAAGTCGCTGATCTTGAGTTCCTTCTGGATCATGCAGATTGTGGTAATACCCGTCATCATCATGACGCTGGTATTCGCATGGCGCTATCGCCGAAACAATCGCAAGGCGACCTATTCACCGAACTGGGCGCATTCCAACCGGATCGAGGCCGTGGTCTGGGCTGTACCTGCTGTAATTATCCTGTTTCTGGGCATCATTACCTGGCAGACTTCGCATTCGCTTGATCCTCACAAGCCGCTTGGTAACAAGGGCGAGGCCATGGAGATTCAGGCCATTTCGCTCGATTGGAAGTGGATGTTCATCTACCCGGAGCAGGGTATTGCAACCGTTAATGAGCTGTACTTTCCGGTTGATCGCCCGGTGCATTTCAACGTGACTTCGGAAACCGTCATGAACTCCTTCTTCATTCCTCGTCTGGGCAGTCAGATCTATGCCATGGCCGGAATGGACAATGACCTCTTTCTGGAAGCCGACAAGCAGGGCGTCTACATCGGTAAATCGGCCCACTACAGCGGCAAGGGCTTCTCCCAGATGTCCTTCAAGACGCATGTAACCAGCCAGGAAGAGTTCGACAACTGGGTGAACAAGGTGCGCCAGACTGACAGAGAACTGGCCTACACCGGCAGTTATCAGGACGTCGCCAAACCCAGCGTCAATACCCCGGTCGAATACTTCCATCCTGTGGAATCCGGGCTGTATGAGCGTGTTATTACCAGTTTTCAGAGTGGTCACGGTCAGCCTGAAAACGGCCAGCAGCCCACGGGCGCAGAAGCAGCGGAGTAA